AGTAATTCTACTTTAGACATATGATagaggctgcagcctgactgctcatcagtttgctgaagttcagggtctggctgctgcaTTCACTCAGCTTTGGGTTCTTGACTAGCTGTGGCTAGCATGCTGCGTGTGTAGCTGCTTACAAAGAGTCAAAGTTGTGttaattagtgtgaatgcttgtaaaagcattcacagtattgttgttgtaattagtgtgaatgcttgtaaaagcattcacagtattgttgttgtaatctttattattattagtgtgaatgcttgtaaaagcattcacagtattgttgttgtaatctttattattagtgtgaatgcttgtaaaagcacactatttttctcatttatatttttaaaattattcaacttttttcaacaaaaatttcccatgtatttcaatggagagacccttcaaattctcattcaactcactcctctttaaactgtatctacttccacatacggtgacatagagccaccattcaaactttaaaacgaagacaagacattcaactaatCAACTTGTAttcatcttttcaatatctattatactttttcttcagttccagtttaagtttcatgatgatttttcagccgtttcagagtttataatgggtgtgtatgggacggaatgttggggctagagtgagacagctcaactgctagagtgagaggagcaagaaaattaatcttaaaatattttttaaaactgctgctgtgtccgcagcgtttgctctacaggtatgattttaccctcaaaacgtagacATCGCTGTACTCTTTCAttcaatgtgtttactattgtactaggtgttatggttctttcataaatgtcagcaatgtgcagcctcctccctccaactcttccatagactctaatgttaaaatggctcagaaggttcgtttgaaaatcagaagtacaggctgtctttacactgtcaccacgtccatatattAAACTctacaggcatgaaaactgagaattcagtagactagacattgctgtcgctcacggtgaaagaattttgtcaatacgacctatacttttcatttgggaagaatttgtttcggcctgacttttctgttcattttaagcagcaaaagtgaggtgcatgtctgtgtgcgtgtgtatggagccattgggtgcagtcactatagcaaccaggctcacacctgcctgcctaacgagctctgtctctcactgtgccaagattcatcttaaacacttctctttcaactgctgctgtgtccacagtgtttgctctacagccatcattttaccctcaaaacgtcgccatcgttgttctctttccaacaccgtgtctttcaaagctcagagatgtaaacctttaaaagtgtgtggatccaagtggagggatcacattttagtcattcagtgagtcaaagaatatgaacttttaatattcattcagatgtttttcgactctaaattttcttttctcatttcttgggtttttctaatttacaattaaaacattttcagctattttccaacttcttctgtgtgaacatcagctttcaaaagttcagcacttttgttttcaggttaaaaactctgtattttccagcacattcaacatttttagcttaatattcagtaattatttcatttcagtgcatacattcagattcaagcattcacactgcagtttcttcagaaaatgcactttctagtggGATAATGTAGTCGTTTCTGTCCTggacacaatttaaaatttaccaCTGCACTCTGATCCTTTTGTGCAATAGAAATAAAAGTGATGCCCATATCCATGCTGTAGACCGCACTACTAGTTTCCTCCTCCAGCACACAAACTGCCCAAGTGCAAGTGAAACCAGTAAGCGAAGCAGGCAGCTTTATCAATTCCAAGGATTTGAACTACTGGTTCTGTACAAGAGGAAATAAATCCATAATTTAATGCAACCACACTGTGTTTGACCAAAGGTAAACCAGGAAGTAACATTAAGAATCTGAAGTAAATTTTTACTTTAGGACAACAGTGGATATCCTTAATATGGTCGTCCCTGGTACACAACTCCCTTTTTTTATTATATGACAGTAAACTGAAGAGATTTGGATGTTATACTGTAGGCCATCCATCTTAATGAAGCTAATACATAACTCTGCCATGTTGGTTGAGGAAAACATAAACCTAAAGCACAAAGATGCACAAACCcatgagttttgtttgttttttaaagagaaactTGGATGGATTAAAAGGCATGGGGATTTAAATTGTAGGCCAGTATACTATTGGCATAGGTGCGCGTTCTCACCAGTTATCATGTTTGCTGTGCTAACAGCAGGGTTCCCACTGGGTAGGTTGGCTGATCCGGTCACACGAGACTGATCTTTCCCAATAGGGACTGtagaaacaataaataaattacttcTTGTCATGGCAACCTTCATTTTATTGTtagcagaaaaaataaatgaatatagaTAGACACAGGTGATGGTGAGGGCTTACAGAAGTATGGGTGATCCATGGCCTCGCGGGCAGTGAGTCTGGCCTGGTGGTCGTAGCGCAGCAGTTTGTCTAGGAAATCCAGAGCCTCGGGGCTGACCAGGTGCTGGTTCTCACTATGGACAAATCGCTCCCACCGCTTACGAGAATGCctatttttggggggggggtattaGTGCCTTGTGTTTGTATTCGTTTACagcatgtaaacacaaaacagtaAACACTTTAGATCATCCCATTACAAATTTCTGTAACATTTTGTGGCCACCAAAATGGGTATACACACATGAATGAGTAATAAGATGGGAGTGGAGAAGACATACTCAGTGGATCATCAGTCACCCAGCAGCTAAAACTCTTCTTTTGAACTGTGATATTTAActtaaaatgtgctatataaatacaacttTATTCACATTGATTCTTTGTATTGCTCCGTTCTCTTGTGGATATTTAAATGAGTTCAGTCTTTGTGGAGTTtggttgtgtttgtttctgacTGGATTATCACAAACCATGAAGAAATTCCAATTTGACCCATCTTAGATTTACCTGACGGCATGATGCCCCGTCGCCGCCTCGCCCCCCCCCGCAGGCGCATTTGCTAACAATAATTCAGCTGAATCTAGTACCTGCCAAGAATGTCATTGAAGCGAGGTTCCAGCTCAATGTTGTATTTGTCTATGTAGTCGTAGAGGTCTTCTGTCCCCAGCACCTTGGCTATTCTCACCAACTGCAGGAGAACATGCCACAGTCATTCAgaaatcatcacacacacacacacacacacacacacacacacacacacacacacacacgcgcgcgctaTAATAAAATCTATTTCCCAGCTGTTTACAGAAAACATCTAGACACTTAGATCAAAACcctattaaaaaaaagctcACGGTAATATCTATAAATCCTGCTGGGAATTCATTTAATAGtcgttaaaaaaatgaaagaaaaagaaactacaGTAGTTGACTAGTTTGGAGGACAGAAAACATCAACAGCCAAAATAAATATTCTGTGTATATAGGGCTGCTCGactatggcaaaaatgataatcacgattattttcactgaaattgagatctcgattatttgacgatatttatttaacaataacaatgtattgaataatggctttaaagattgtcaaaaaataatataaaatagtgtgcaaatactgattacagtgcaaatgtttgcaatataaaaaataaatgcaaaatgtaaacatctatgtttagtgaacttcaaaatactgcacaatatttgatccacgtctgactgcGTGAACCcgtaatgtttccacaccactgaagtcgttttacctcttttcaaccaacggcattctttcttcagcagccattatcctctcctctacaaataacttctgcttagctttccgagcttccctcgggtcctcttaattgttgtgacgcgtgttcgaaacgcagagaggtgcgctcaatttgccacacggagcagcgcgagaggaggagctaataatcggctcagtcatttttaatgatcgttgaaagcccagatcgtaatcacgattaaaattcgattaattgagcagccctatgTGTATACCCTATGTGCACTATGAAACTCATaatctttaaaatgaacaagtacagacaaagagcaaaaaacaattttaaagtaaataaaaagggAAAGACAATAATAGCTTAGATTTATTCACCTGGTCATAATTGTCATGACCATGAAAGAAAGGTTCCTTTCTGAAGATCATGGATGCCAGCATACAGCCCAAGCTCCACATATCGAGGCTGTAGTCATACATCTGAATACAGAATACATACAGTGGAAGAACCAATCATGAGGAAAGATGAGAAGATGGCTGAAACACTACTCGCTGAAATCTATTACAAAGTCTAttatttaccttacaatataaaacaccttgaggtgacttgatatgatttggcacaatataaataaaactgaactgatttGACTTAAAATACAGCCTAGCAGTTCAAAAGGAACAAGACTGTAATTTTGGACACAACAGGATCATTCAGGGTTATTCAGTGACTGACAAAGACTCAAAATTCAGTATCCACAGCACAAAGACCTCCAACTGCACTCTAGAAAAATGCTAAAGCACATGCTACTGCCTCACTGCCGTACCTGATAGTCCACCAAAAGTTCAGGGCCTTTAAAGTAGCGAGATGCAACTCTGACATTGTACTCCTGTCCTGGATGGTAAAACTCAGCCAGACCCCAGTCAATAAGACGCAACTACAAAGAAATTAAGCGATTAGCACTCAGAACCAGGGCATGTACTAAGTACAAGTAAAGTAAGTGGAAATTAAAACATTGCGCTTCAACCTGTGAATGCAGTAGAGTGACTGTGAAGAATCGGAATCCACACAGAGaggcaaacagaaaacacaacagcaatgaCAATGAACTTTATCATGTTGTTACATTTCCGAAGCAACGTCATCTCTTACCCACCTTACGGTGCTCATGATCTATCATCACATTATGTGGCTTCACATCTCTATGCATTATTCCCATGCTATGGCAGTAATCCAGAGCCTACAAACAATACCAAAGGGACATTGTTAAATAATGTTTAAGTTTTTCTTCCCAAGATTTCCAAAACAGCTAGAGATAATTAGATGACTCTCCCTACGGGAAAATTCATTTTGTTATCAGCATTTAAGTATAAAAAGCCGATGAAAAACACAGTCAAAGAACATTTTCCAGGGAATTATAGTGTCGTGTGTAAGGTCTTCATCTAAACAAGTATCACAACGTTCTGAGTTTGACACATCATAGAGTGAGCTGGAGGACTCACCTTGAGGATCTCATACATGTAGAATCGAATATCATAGTCCGTCAGGGTCTGGTATAGTTGCTGAATCCCAAAATTAAAATCATTAGTCTTTAAATGGCAAAGTCCTAGAGCTAAATGACAGCACCCATGTGTCACACAGAAGGAGTACAGAAGGAGCACTGTGCCAGTGATTGAGGATAGAACCAGAAGACTGTTGACTTTCTGGCACCGAAGACATAGCACTGGACTATCCTATTCCTccatcacatacacacacgtgtACGGTAAAACATCGAGTATGCCAAGAAAGGAGGATGAAATATATTACAATAAAATGCGTGACAGAATAAAAATCATAGTGTGTTCCTACCTTGAAGtctgtgttgttaacatgttcaAAGACTAAGGCAGGTGTTCGGGACTGCAAGTGAGACATTTGGTCTATTTTATTTTTCGTTTGCAGTTTCATACAAAATCCAAACAatttaagaagaagaagaatgcacAAAGAAAAAGCACTAAATCTATCTCTGTACAAGCCAAGTAGACAGCCACACTGTGAGCcttaaattttcttttaatataaAACATCAAAAGTCTAATCAAACTGTGGTCTCTCTTACCATAGGCTGCACAACCATATCCACAAATAATGCTAATCACAGTGTGAATCAGAGCTACCAACTTTCACTATTAAATCTTTGATGCTCTattaaaatcagtttttatttaagtAGAAATAACCATGAAAGACATTCTCCACTCTCACCCAGGGAGATAAGTTCTGGAGTTTTCAGCCCTCTGCTTTTTGGAcacttttggtttttttttttgttttttgtttttaaactggtCGCAGAAGGTTTGTCCAAAATCAACTAAAATAGGTACTCAGAAACTACATGTTACAATGGGGTATACGTTGTCATAAACAGTGTATTTCTGCTCTTGACTTCTAAAATTCAAAATCAGAAATCTTaatctgtatttgttttaatcttGAATGACCATGATGGCTCAGACACAGTGTGTTGTTCCACTGCTTGGACAGAGCCCTCACTGCATTTTATTACTATAAAACTGCTTACATCTAGCCGTGGTTACTTAAGTACTTACAGACACAAATTTCCTGAGTGTAACCAATAAGCTGGCACAAGTGGTGGGTTCAATGTGCTATTGCTACAATGACACCATCCCAATATTTAATGcatcttttttctgaataacaAATTATGtaatcagaaaaaataaaaggcaaataaaatataatctCTGCTGTACTTGTGAACAACACCTTAGATGTTCTTCAAAATAACTATGATACTTACTACAGGGTCTTTCACTATATCAATCAGAGAGATTATGTTAGGACCTCCACGCAGGTTCTCCAGAATCTTAATCTCacgctttattttctttttctttacagGCTAaaggataaaagaaaaagagttaGGATGCATAATGACTTTATGAGATATAAAAGTAAGCCTTTGTACAGCTTTACCTTGAGTATCTTCACCACAACCTTCTCGTTATTGGTGATGTTGATTGCCTCAAAGACTTCACTGTACTTGCCACGTCCTAACTTCCGCACTAACTGAAAATCATCCTGGTTTCTGTAAAATACAGTAATTTTGCAACCAAATATCAGTCTCGAACATTTCTCAACTAGCATGTGTAAATTTGTCTACAAATCAAAATATTTACCCCCATTCAACCACATGGGACTCATAGTCCCAGTACTCCCTTGGCCGGTGAGTGTTGACCTCTGTGTACACTCGGGCCCGGCTTGGCACGGGTCCTGACATGTCCGACAGCTTGGCGGATATGATGGGGAAATCTTACTGCAGCGGATGACAGCCAGAGGGATGGAGGCTGGGGGGGAGGAAGAGGGGATGGGGGGAGGTAGGGGTGAGGGGGTAGATGCCACAAGGGAAtggggttgggggggggggggggttttgcCTGAGGATGGGGGGGAGGGGCCACCAGGGGCAAGGTGGGAaagctgacaaaaaaaaaaaaaaaaagattggaaCAGAAAATTAATCATCAAAGAAACCTGATTTGGACTCACACTCCTGTATTACCAACTCCATTGTCTTTTTGCTGTACATTAATCAAGCCATCATTCTGATGGCAATGCAATTTGTTTgcaataaatacaacaaaagagTGGCTATTAAAATACTGGCAAAGTGTACACCTTTTTAAAGCTACAAacgtaaaaagaaaaaacaacaattattttagactagaaagcgaaaatttcagaagaaattttatgtgtgcctatgccgctgctattcagtgtagtttgccattcatatagctacagagagcaaaactcagaagagcacccattctccaccatgaactatggtaaaaacaaacaccgctcacgcttcacagataacagcttacagttttgtgtaaagatgaagttacttcgtacagcgccgatttgcagacgctgtgcacacaggttcatgagcagaagtcccattgtaccacggcagacccgacaatgtttgcatgaacacgctttgaagcattacgttatggaccacttttcacacatggttggtgtacccaaacagccggctgtagcttttcaactcacagcccgacacacacccaaaaacagccgagagagcacagactacacctgagaggcgtgattgcaggtgccgctcaggtgggtccacctcccctgcagcggcactgcagaccacgccccgccacacacatcaaacacgtaaaataaatatttatgcacttttgcattcactttttgttttttgttatttttacacagtgttctgaatgatgaacaatggtctacagccaatcttgtgtattattatacaaactttggttgtaagattcagataactatttaataaaagctaaatattttatatgagagtaagaaagaaaagtatatctttatgtccacctttctctgttaatgccctacctggccccctggcaaaagctttgctagatccgcccctgcacagttacaagctgtcagctacacaaaaaaaggagcttggtgtatatttgtctgtcagaaacagttcataacttcccttcaactcattcatgtcacctaagggtaaacctgtttctccatcaccagttcagctctgatgattcagtaaggacatctcctgatttcatcttcatgctccagcaaacatcagctgatactagaaattaaaatcaaaagaattctaacaacagctgatcaagcttaaacgtgctgctgttgtttagcgcgataaacaaacaagagagaaaagccgatcattgatcagtttcatgactgaagtttcaacaggcgagagaatgacaggggaggctgtcataaagttcaacatcggtaacatcggtaacttagcgcgcacacagctgtatacagactccgtagtgctagctagcacgcagtacgagttattgtaagtgattgaaaaagtcagcacaacgaaaataaactacacctaaactcggtttatatctgacccaaatagagtgcaggtcataacttcttacctgaaattcagttcacctcacgctcctgccttcgctttccctgatccacgattgacctccgcgttagcaaacaccggacgatcggcggtagcctcaccgccttgtatgtctcgttcgcggcatgtcctttctgtcacacaccggtggatagctgccctctgttgtagctccaccaccaaacaactcagttattttttccacatcgaccagcatcatcggcccatataaacgaaaaataagtccagctaagacacagacccttgccgagcgatcgggcgattaaacaaattttagccacctcactatcagccaagcctgggtggtttttcacgaagggtcgctagccgcgctagctagctaagctagcggcgctagctagctagccagccggctatcagcaacacgtaagagaactgttgctaaataaactacacctaaactcggtttatatctgacccaaatagagtgcaggtcataacttcttacctgaaattcagttcacctcacgctcctgccttcgctttccctgatccacgattgacctccgcgttagcaaacaccggacgatcggcggtagcctcaccgccttgtatgtctcgttcgcggcatgtcctttctgtcacacaccggtggatagctgccctctgttgtagctccaccaccaaacaactcagttattttttccacatcgaccagcatcatcggcccatataaacgaaaaataagtccagctaagacacagacccttgccgagcgatcgggcgattaaacaaattttagccacctcactataagccaagcctgggtggtttttcacgaagggtcgctagccgcgctagctagctaagctagcggcgctagctagctagccagccggctatcagcaacacgtaagagaactgttgctaaataaactacacctaaactcggtttatatctgacccaaatagagtgcaggtcataacttcttacctgaaattcagttcacctcacgctcctgccttcgctttcgctgatccacgattgacctccgcgttagcaaacaccggacgatcggcggtagcctcaccgccttgtatgtctcgttcgcggcatgtcctttctgtcacacaccggtggatagctgccctctgttgtagctccaccaccaaacaactcagttattttttccacatcgaccagcatcatcggcccatataaacgaaaaataagtccagctaagacacagacccttgccgagcgatcaggcgattaaacaaattttagccacctcactatcagccaagcctgggtggtttttcacgaaggggcgctagctagctagctaagctagccggctatcagcaacacttaagagaattgtcgctaatatgggatgtcttgataaaacgagcagatatttgaagtttacacacctacattctcgcctgaaaatatctttaaagtgtattttgtgacctagaaacacgaataaaagacatataaaacgaagtggtgtccgccattgtttaactcggcagaggggtgctatgaattatgggatatggagttttgtaacaagcatacagattttcagccgtactactcccggtataccactagagagagccaacccaccacaaataaagtctgtttctatggaaattggcctaaatttgcactaaaatctaaatatttcaaaaactataaaagtcataaacaccaaaagtgtataccatactagtccagctccagccgcacaaaatgatctaacatatgtaaccctattttcaaaactgtttggcagagaagcgcgggaaaattttcactaaaatattaatatttaaaaaactataatagttataaacaccaaaagtcatagcacaccattcctgatccagccgcacaaaatgaggtaacatatatgaagcttgtctcaaaactgcggggcgagtttcgctgcaaaatttcaggcggaaactgaagaataataataataataataaatccgacgaatagtaatatgtgtgcctcttgtcataggcacacataataacatACGCTAGCCTGTTTCAGTTCAAGGTTAAAGGAGCTAGTAAACACCATCAGAAGTAATCAATTAGTCAAATGGCTTTGGCCAAACCCTAAGAGAGAACATGACATCAACAGGTGGATTAAGGCACAGTACCAAAGCAGTATGGCAAACTACACACCAACTACGGTCATTAGCTAATGCAAATGAAATGTATGTCCCAATTATAAATGTATGTCATACATGTGATACCAAGTCATAAAACTGCACTTTGAAGCGTcctccaaaaaacaacaaagacacCCAATGAATCTTGTTattgtgctgtgtttgtgttgaacACAAATGACGTAACGGGACTTTCGGCTGTGATGCTATAACGGCCCCACACACATTAGGTAGTACCCAATTGTAATGGAAAATGACCGAAACCCAGTAGAATCACTCGAATAGGTACTAGGTGAAAAGGGCTATTAGTCCCAAATGGGGCAGGGCAATCTGGCGTGTACCACACAAAATCGGTTCGGTAATAACAACGGTCCActtgcatgctctaccaaaaattgTGCTCtggtgtgtatctgacggacaaaagccaaaccagttccacaccactgaagttgcaccattttaACAAAttaattctggttcatctgtttcattcaatgatcgttctcattctccgtcaccaccatgctttttccgccatgtgcgtatgaaaacaaaggcactgcgcatgtgcGTTTTACCCATGTTCTAtggcgatatttcattttcttatcatttcctaacattataccggtattaccgtgaatggtatgatatggcccagtcCTAGTCCCAAACTCACCCATTTCAAATCACAGAGCACTTCCACAGTAGACTACAGGTGTATAAAAATCAAGCACAAAGGCAGGCAGACCGTTTCTACTAACATCTGTCAAAGatttcacattttcaaaatTTGTGTCGCTCTCAAGAGCTCAATTAACTCCAGCACAGTAGAATGGCACCTGTGCAAATAAGTTCAGTTGTGACATTACCTCACAACTAAATATTACAGTTAGCTGTTAGTGGACGAAATCCAGAATGGGTGCAATTCAGCCATGTACGATCAGAGTGGGGTCATTGGATGCTGAGGCACATAGTCAGCAGAGGTCACCAACTTTTTCCAGAGTCAATCACTACAGACCTCCCAACTTCATGTGGCATTCAGATTAACTAAAGAACAATGCATAGCGAATTTCAtggtagggctgggcgatatggcctaaaatccatattGCGGTATAATTTGAAGTATGTGCGGTAACGATATATATTgcgatatattcttttcttctgtatttcCCGCATTATAAAGGCGCACTTAcgatcctttaattttctctaaAATCTTAGAATTCGGgttgccttatgtatgaattctggttgtgcttactgacctcgaaccaattttatgtggaacacggcgctcaaaaatctgtcaaaaatgtttgagTACAGGTTTGGTTAGCTACAAGGCCGCACCGCTTGACGGATTGTTGGGAGCactacggctaccgtagtcaggagcctcgcggagtaatctgggtccaaaactccgtccgcttcaggtcccaaagtcaaacggaCACTGCATCACTGAgcgttaaaaactgtctaaattcgttaatctttaataaaatggtcAGCGTcactgctttaccaggtgtaacaatgaagtttaacatccaggcttccatgaaaacagaacagagttagaagttagcaggaagttaaatcaaatcaattttatttatatagcacttttaaaaacaacaactgttgaCCAAAGTACTGTACAGTAGAATAATCAAATAAATTTAAAaggaaagtaaaacaaaagataagaaaataataagaataaaataatgacagaCTCATACAGAATTAAAAGCCAAGGAGTAAAAATGGGTCTTTAAACGAGTTTTAAAAGTATCCAGTGTTGGACCTCTCCAACAGTGGAAATATCCGAGGAAGTTACCTCACTAGTTTCTACCTAAACATGCTGTAGCATGTTCTGACAGgtttctggaaaaaaataaaacgtaaagctctgctatcacttccaacataaacgaagacagaaaactaaacggCAGTGACTTTTGTAATTTGCCGATGATATTGCTTGCAGCCGCTACAATGCTTTCgaccaaaacaggtgcagcttg
This genomic interval from Oreochromis niloticus isolate F11D_XX linkage group LG5, O_niloticus_UMD_NMBU, whole genome shotgun sequence contains the following:
- the csnk2a4 gene encoding casein kinase II subunit alpha — encoded protein: MSGPVPSRARVYTEVNTHRPREYWDYESHVVEWGNQDDFQLVRKLGRGKYSEVFEAINITNNEKVVVKILKPVKKKKIKREIKILENLRGGPNIISLIDIVKDPVSRTPALVFEHVNNTDFKQLYQTLTDYDIRFYMYEILKALDYCHSMGIMHRDVKPHNVMIDHEHRKLRLIDWGLAEFYHPGQEYNVRVASRYFKGPELLVDYQMYDYSLDMWSLGCMLASMIFRKEPFFHGHDNYDQLVRIAKVLGTEDLYDYIDKYNIELEPRFNDILGRHSRKRWERFVHSENQHLVSPEALDFLDKLLRYDHQARLTAREAMDHPYFFPIGKDQSRVTGSANLPSGNPAVSTANMITGISALPASTALGPLTGSPVLSAATNALSTPVPAAAGAPQ